A portion of the Misgurnus anguillicaudatus chromosome 16, ASM2758022v2, whole genome shotgun sequence genome contains these proteins:
- the hnrnph1 gene encoding heterogeneous nuclear ribonucleoprotein H isoform X3, with translation MADGEGFVVRVRGLPWSCSADQVHRFFSECKIANNGTSIHFTYTREGRPSGEAFVEFESEEDLKLAVKKDRETMGTRYVEVFKSNSVEMDWVLKHTGPDCPDTGGDGLVRLRGLPFGCSKEEIVQFFAGLEIVPNGITLPVDFQGRSTGEAFVQFASQDIAEKALKKHKERIGHRYIEIFKSSRAEVRTHYEPQRKAMGMQRPSPYDRPSGGRGYNNSGRGVSFERVRRGGYGGDGRYGDAGSSFQSTTGHCVHMRGLPYRASETDIYNFFSPLNPVRVHVEIGPDGRVTGEADVEFATHEDAVAAMSKDKANMQHRYVELFLNSTSGGGSGGYGGQMMGGNQSSYGHSSQQMGSGYSGGYGNQSGMGGYSDYSECQLFRRSAGRCHDKSYRPWTPRGSSL, from the exons ATGGCAGATGGAGAGGGGTTTGTGGTCCGGGTCAGAGGACTTCCCTGGTCATGCTCAGCAGATCAAGTTCATAGATTTTTCTCAG AGTGCAAAATTGCAAACAATGGGACAAGCATACATTTCACGTATACAAGGGAAGGGCGACCCAGCGGAGAGGCATTTGTCGAGTTTGAATCGGAGGAAGATCTTAAACTTGCTGTAAAAAAAGATCGAGAAACCATGGGTACCCGTTATGTAGAAG TATTCAAATCCAATAGTGTTGAGATGGACTGGGTTCTGAAGCACACCGGGCCGGACTGCCCGGACACGGGAGGAGATGGCCTGGTTAGGCTTCGAGGTCTGCCCTTTGGATGCAGCAAAGAGGAAATTGTCCAGTTTTTTGCAG GGTTGGAAATCGTGCCAAATGGGATAACATTGCCGGTGGACTTCCAGGGGAGGAGTACGGGGGAGGCCTTCGTGCAGTTTGCTTCACAGGATATAGCCGAAAAGGCTCTAAAGAAACACAAGGAAAGAATAGGGCACAG GTATATAGAGATCTTCAAGAGCAGCCGTGCGGAGGTACGCACGCACTATGAGCCGCAGCGCAAGGCCATGGGCATGCAGAGACCGAGTCCCTACGACAGACCGAGTGGCGGCCGAGGCTACAACAATTCGGGCCGAGGCGTCTCTTTTGAAAGAGTGAGACGTGGAGGATACGGTGGAG ATGGGCGTTATGGAGATGCAGGTTCCTCCTTTCAAAGCACAACAGGTCACTGCGTGCATATGAGAGGTCTTCCATACAGAGCCAGTGAGACGGACATATACAAT TTCTTCTCTCCACTGAACCCGGTGCGCGTTCACGTGGAGATCGGCCCAGATGGGCGAGTAACGGGCGAGGCGGATGTAGAGTTTGCCACACATGAGGACGCTGTGGCTGCCATGTCCAAGGACAAAGCCAACATGC AGCACCGTTATGTGGAGCTGTTCCTAAACTCAACATCAGGGGGTGGAAGTGGAGGATATGGAGGTCAGATGATGGGCG GAAATCAGTCGTCTTACGGACACAGCAGCCAGCAGATGGGCTCTGGCTACAGCGGCGGTTATGGTAACCAGAGCGGCATGGGCGGCTACAGCGACTACAGTGAGTGTCAGCTCTTCCGTAGGTCTGCTGGCCGGTGCCATGACAAATCCTATCGCCCTTGGACCCCTAGGGGTAGCAGTTTGTAA
- the hnrnph1 gene encoding heterogeneous nuclear ribonucleoprotein H isoform X1, which translates to MADGEGFVVRVRGLPWSCSADQVHRFFSECKIANNGTSIHFTYTREGRPSGEAFVEFESEEDLKLAVKKDRETMGTRYVEVFKSNSVEMDWVLKHTGPDCPDTGGDGLVRLRGLPFGCSKEEIVQFFAGLEIVPNGITLPVDFQGRSTGEAFVQFASQDIAEKALKKHKERIGHRYIEIFKSSRAEVRTHYEPQRKAMGMQRPSPYDRPSGGRGYNNSGRGVSFERVRRGGYGGDGRYGDAGSSFQSTTGHCVHMRGLPYRASETDIYNFFSPLNPVRVHVEIGPDGRVTGEADVEFATHEDAVAAMSKDKANMQHRYVELFLNSTSGGGSGGYGGNQSSYGHSSQQMGSGYSGGYGNQSGMGGYSDYSNQGGMGSSYYSGGSRGSMGMNGLNSGMGGGWGM; encoded by the exons ATGGCAGATGGAGAGGGGTTTGTGGTCCGGGTCAGAGGACTTCCCTGGTCATGCTCAGCAGATCAAGTTCATAGATTTTTCTCAG AGTGCAAAATTGCAAACAATGGGACAAGCATACATTTCACGTATACAAGGGAAGGGCGACCCAGCGGAGAGGCATTTGTCGAGTTTGAATCGGAGGAAGATCTTAAACTTGCTGTAAAAAAAGATCGAGAAACCATGGGTACCCGTTATGTAGAAG TATTCAAATCCAATAGTGTTGAGATGGACTGGGTTCTGAAGCACACCGGGCCGGACTGCCCGGACACGGGAGGAGATGGCCTGGTTAGGCTTCGAGGTCTGCCCTTTGGATGCAGCAAAGAGGAAATTGTCCAGTTTTTTGCAG GGTTGGAAATCGTGCCAAATGGGATAACATTGCCGGTGGACTTCCAGGGGAGGAGTACGGGGGAGGCCTTCGTGCAGTTTGCTTCACAGGATATAGCCGAAAAGGCTCTAAAGAAACACAAGGAAAGAATAGGGCACAG GTATATAGAGATCTTCAAGAGCAGCCGTGCGGAGGTACGCACGCACTATGAGCCGCAGCGCAAGGCCATGGGCATGCAGAGACCGAGTCCCTACGACAGACCGAGTGGCGGCCGAGGCTACAACAATTCGGGCCGAGGCGTCTCTTTTGAAAGAGTGAGACGTGGAGGATACGGTGGAG ATGGGCGTTATGGAGATGCAGGTTCCTCCTTTCAAAGCACAACAGGTCACTGCGTGCATATGAGAGGTCTTCCATACAGAGCCAGTGAGACGGACATATACAAT TTCTTCTCTCCACTGAACCCGGTGCGCGTTCACGTGGAGATCGGCCCAGATGGGCGAGTAACGGGCGAGGCGGATGTAGAGTTTGCCACACATGAGGACGCTGTGGCTGCCATGTCCAAGGACAAAGCCAACATGC AGCACCGTTATGTGGAGCTGTTCCTAAACTCAACATCAGGGGGTGGAAGTGGAGGATATGGAG GAAATCAGTCGTCTTACGGACACAGCAGCCAGCAGATGGGCTCTGGCTACAGCGGCGGTTATGGTAACCAGAGCGGCATGGGCGGCTACAGCGACTACA GTAATCAGGGTGGAATGGGCAGCAGTTACTACAGCGGAGGCAGTCGAGGATCGATGGGCATGAACGGCCTGAACAGCGGAATGGGTGGAGGGTGGGGGATGTAG
- the eif4ebp3l gene encoding eukaryotic translation initiation factor 4E-binding protein 3-like, giving the protein MSANTQQSKSCPIPTRVLHLKDWSQLPDCYSQTPGGTLFSTTPGGTRIIYDRKFLLDCRNSPIARTPPCCLPQIPGVTVPSHHPVSKLQELKEELEEEKELAADESQFDMDI; this is encoded by the exons ATGTCTGCCAACACGCAGCAGAGCAAGAGCTGCCCCATTCCAACGCGTGTCCTGCATCTAAAAGACTGGTCTCAGCTCCCAGACTGCTACAGTCAAACCCCTGGAGGGACCCTCTTTTCCACCACACCAGGAG GAACTCGGATCATTTACGACAGAAAGTTCCTCCTCGACTGTAGAAACTCTCCTATCGCCCGGACCCCGCCCTGCTGTTTGCCCCAAATTCCTGGGGTGACCGTTCCTTCACACCACCCCGTGTCCAAACTTCAAGAACTCAAAGAGGAATTGGAAGAGGAAAAGGAACTGGCAG CTGATGAAAGCCAGTTTGATATGGACATTTGA
- the hnrnph1 gene encoding heterogeneous nuclear ribonucleoprotein H isoform X2, translating to MADGEGFVVRVRGLPWSCSADQVHRFFSECKIANNGTSIHFTYTREGRPSGEAFVEFESEEDLKLAVKKDRETMGTRYVEVFKSNSVEMDWVLKHTGPDCPDTGGDGLVRLRGLPFGCSKEEIVQFFAGLEIVPNGITLPVDFQGRSTGEAFVQFASQDIAEKALKKHKERIGHRYIEIFKSSRAEVRTHYEPQRKAMGMQRPSPYDRPSGGRGYNNSGRGVSFERVRRGGYGGDGRYGDAGSSFQSTTGHCVHMRGLPYRASETDIYNFFSPLNPVRVHVEIGPDGRVTGEADVEFATHEDAVAAMSKDKANMQHRYVELFLNSTSGGGSGGYGGQMMGGNQSSYGHSSQQMGSGYSGGYGNQSGMGGYSDYSNQGGMGSSYYSGGSRGSMGMNGLNSGMGGGWGM from the exons ATGGCAGATGGAGAGGGGTTTGTGGTCCGGGTCAGAGGACTTCCCTGGTCATGCTCAGCAGATCAAGTTCATAGATTTTTCTCAG AGTGCAAAATTGCAAACAATGGGACAAGCATACATTTCACGTATACAAGGGAAGGGCGACCCAGCGGAGAGGCATTTGTCGAGTTTGAATCGGAGGAAGATCTTAAACTTGCTGTAAAAAAAGATCGAGAAACCATGGGTACCCGTTATGTAGAAG TATTCAAATCCAATAGTGTTGAGATGGACTGGGTTCTGAAGCACACCGGGCCGGACTGCCCGGACACGGGAGGAGATGGCCTGGTTAGGCTTCGAGGTCTGCCCTTTGGATGCAGCAAAGAGGAAATTGTCCAGTTTTTTGCAG GGTTGGAAATCGTGCCAAATGGGATAACATTGCCGGTGGACTTCCAGGGGAGGAGTACGGGGGAGGCCTTCGTGCAGTTTGCTTCACAGGATATAGCCGAAAAGGCTCTAAAGAAACACAAGGAAAGAATAGGGCACAG GTATATAGAGATCTTCAAGAGCAGCCGTGCGGAGGTACGCACGCACTATGAGCCGCAGCGCAAGGCCATGGGCATGCAGAGACCGAGTCCCTACGACAGACCGAGTGGCGGCCGAGGCTACAACAATTCGGGCCGAGGCGTCTCTTTTGAAAGAGTGAGACGTGGAGGATACGGTGGAG ATGGGCGTTATGGAGATGCAGGTTCCTCCTTTCAAAGCACAACAGGTCACTGCGTGCATATGAGAGGTCTTCCATACAGAGCCAGTGAGACGGACATATACAAT TTCTTCTCTCCACTGAACCCGGTGCGCGTTCACGTGGAGATCGGCCCAGATGGGCGAGTAACGGGCGAGGCGGATGTAGAGTTTGCCACACATGAGGACGCTGTGGCTGCCATGTCCAAGGACAAAGCCAACATGC AGCACCGTTATGTGGAGCTGTTCCTAAACTCAACATCAGGGGGTGGAAGTGGAGGATATGGAGGTCAGATGATGGGCG GAAATCAGTCGTCTTACGGACACAGCAGCCAGCAGATGGGCTCTGGCTACAGCGGCGGTTATGGTAACCAGAGCGGCATGGGCGGCTACAGCGACTACA GTAATCAGGGTGGAATGGGCAGCAGTTACTACAGCGGAGGCAGTCGAGGATCGATGGGCATGAACGGCCTGAACAGCGGAATGGGTGGAGGGTGGGGGATGTAG
- the rufy1 gene encoding RUN and FYVE domain-containing protein 1, whose amino-acid sequence MADEDPNAKVECEDTSAEEEGAETTERGQNDVSNSTDSVRTDRPADSSWSAPILSFARKATETLSSGVNNYSAGSQQHNNSSDHDKSPAMKDPMAVERSNLLSMMKLSIKVLIQSSLSLGRTLDSEYPPLQQFFVVLEHCLKHGLKARKSFIGPNKSIWAPLELIEKLCPESADIATSVRDMPGLKTGLGRARAWLHLALMQKKIADYLKVFINRRDLLGEFYEPGSLIMEEEGAVIIGMLVGLNVIDANLCVKGEDLDSQVCVIDFSLYLKDPQATETKQDDAKMTAILDQKHYIEELNRHLSCTVTDLQAKMDSLEKTNSKLIEELTAATDRINALREEQEELRKENENIRQSSQRKEEVTLQDSQVELETYRQTRQGLDEMYNVVWKQYKEEKRIRQELQKELELQMGLKQEMEVAMKLLEKDIHEKHDTLAALRQQLDQVKNINLQMFNKAQESDRVSQKKEEEKLQIEKKLIQMEVTMKELEQRLQNSENFRKNTDESQNELRSEMKGKINGLQKRLADLDTLRAGLESELSNEKEQRQNMQKELQREQDNSAELRTQLQQLQGLQTELLELRQEKKQLQQLCEEQEQALQEMGLHLSQSKLKMEDFKEVNKALKGHAWLKDDEATQCKQCQKEFSIARRKHHCRNCGDIYCSNCSSNELALPSYPRPVRVCDVCHSLLLQRSSIGS is encoded by the exons ATGGCGGATGAGGATCCAAACGCAAAAGTTGAATGTGAAGATACTTCTGCAGAAGAAGAAGGAGCAGAGACGACGGAACGAGGACAGAATGATGTGTCTAATAGCACTGACTCGGTTCGGACGGACAGACCGGCAGACAGCTCTTGGTCAGCGCCGATTTTGTCGTTCGCTCGTAAAGCGACGGAGACGCTGAGCAGCGGGGTGAATAACTACAGCGCTGGATcacaacaacacaacaacaGCTCTGATCACGACAAATCACCAGCTAT GAAGGATCCAATGGCAGTGGAGAGGTCAAATCTCCTCAGCATGATGAAGCTCAGCATTAAGGTTCTGATCCAGTCATCCCTGAGTCTCGGACGGACGCTCGACTCGGAGTATCCACCCTTACAGCAGTTCTTTGTGGTTCTGGAGCACTGCCTTAAACATGGTTTGAAAG CGAGGAAATCATTTATTGGTCCGAATAAATCGATCTGGGCTCCTCTAGAGCTAATAGAGAAACTTTGCCCCGAGTCTGCCGACATCGCCACCAGTGTACGGGATATGCCTGGACTCAA gACAGGACTCGGACGAGCTCGAGCGTGGCTGCATTTGGCTCTAATGCAGAAAAAAATTGCAGACTACCTGAAAGTTTTTATAAATAGGCGAGACCTTCTTGG AGAGTTTTATGAGCCCGGGTCTCTTATAATGGAAGAGGAAGGGGCTGTGATCATAGGCATGCTAGTGGGCCTCAATGTGATCGATGCCAATTTGTGTGTTAAAGGAGAAGATCTGGATTCTCAG GTGTGCGTCATTGATTTCTCATTGTACCTGAAAGATCCGCAGGCAACTGAGACCAAACAGGA TGATGCAAAAATGACAGCCATCCTAGACCAAAAGCACTACATTGAAGAGCTGAACCGTCATCTCAGCTGCACGGTGACAGATCTTCAGGCTAAGATGGACTCTTTGGAAAAGACCAACTCTAAACTCATTGAGGAG CTTACAGCGGCCACAGACCGAATCAATGCTTTGCGTGAGGAGCAGGAGGAGCTTAGAAAGGAGAATGAAAATATTCGCCAGAGCAGCCAGAGAAAAGAGGAG gTGACTCTCCAGGACAGCCAAGTGGAGTTGGAAACATATCGACAGACACGGCAAGGTTTGGATGAAATGTACAATGTTGTCTGGAAGCAGTACAAGGAGGAGAAACGAATCCGGCAG GAGCTGCAAAAAGAGCTGGAACTACAGATGGGTCTCAAGCAGGAAATGGAAGTGGCCATGAAACTCCTGGAAAAGGACATTCACGAGAAACATGACACGCTGGCTGCACTGCGACAACAGCTGGACCAGGTGAAGAACATCAACTTACAGATGTTCAACAAGGCACAG GAGTCTGACCGAGTGTCTCAGAAAAAAGAAGAGGAGAAACTACAAATCGAAAAGAAGTTGATTCAGATGGAGGTGACCATGAAAGAACTGGAGCAGAG GCTACAAAATTCTGAGAATTTCCGCAAGAACACGGACGAAAGCCAGAATGAGCTGAGGTCAGAAATGAAAGGGAAAATAAACGGTCTGCAGAAGCGTCTCGCTGACCTGGACACGCTCAG GGCCGGACTGGAGTCGGAGCTGAGCAATGAGAAGGAACAGCGTCAAAACATGCAGAAAGAGCTGCAGAGAGAACAAGACAACAGCGCAGAGCTGCGCACACAACTGCAGCAGCTGCAGGGCCTGCAGACG GAACTGCTTGAACTACGGCAGGAGAAGAAGCAACTTCAACAGCTTTGTGAGGAGCAGGAACAAGCCCTGCAGGAGATGGGTCTTCATCTTAGCCA GTCCAAACTCAAGATGGAGGACTTTAAAGAGGTCAACAAAGCATTGAAG GGTCATGCCTGGCTAAAGGACGATGAAGCCACACAGTGCAAACAATGCCAGAAAGAATTTTCAATCGCACGGAGGAAA CACCATTGCAGGAACTGTGGAGATATTTACTGCAGCAATTGCTCCAGTAATGAGCTCGCTCTGCCTTCGTACCCCAGACCGGTGCGCGTCTGTGACGTCTGTCATTCTCTTCTGCTCCAGAGAAGCTCCATCGGGTCCTGA
- the hnrnph1 gene encoding heterogeneous nuclear ribonucleoprotein H isoform X4: MADGEGFVVRVRGLPWSCSADQVHRFFSECKIANNGTSIHFTYTREGRPSGEAFVEFESEEDLKLAVKKDRETMGTRYVEVFKSNSVEMDWVLKHTGPDCPDTGGDGLVRLRGLPFGCSKEEIVQFFAGLEIVPNGITLPVDFQGRSTGEAFVQFASQDIAEKALKKHKERIGHRYIEIFKSSRAEVRTHYEPQRKAMGMQRPSPYDRPSGGRGYNNSGRGVSFERVRRGGYGGDGRYGDAGSSFQSTTGHCVHMRGLPYRASETDIYNFFSPLNPVRVHVEIGPDGRVTGEADVEFATHEDAVAAMSKDKANMQHRYVELFLNSTSGGGSGGYGGNQSSYGHSSQQMGSGYSGGYGNQSGMGGYSDYSECQLFRRSAGRCHDKSYRPWTPRGSSL, translated from the exons ATGGCAGATGGAGAGGGGTTTGTGGTCCGGGTCAGAGGACTTCCCTGGTCATGCTCAGCAGATCAAGTTCATAGATTTTTCTCAG AGTGCAAAATTGCAAACAATGGGACAAGCATACATTTCACGTATACAAGGGAAGGGCGACCCAGCGGAGAGGCATTTGTCGAGTTTGAATCGGAGGAAGATCTTAAACTTGCTGTAAAAAAAGATCGAGAAACCATGGGTACCCGTTATGTAGAAG TATTCAAATCCAATAGTGTTGAGATGGACTGGGTTCTGAAGCACACCGGGCCGGACTGCCCGGACACGGGAGGAGATGGCCTGGTTAGGCTTCGAGGTCTGCCCTTTGGATGCAGCAAAGAGGAAATTGTCCAGTTTTTTGCAG GGTTGGAAATCGTGCCAAATGGGATAACATTGCCGGTGGACTTCCAGGGGAGGAGTACGGGGGAGGCCTTCGTGCAGTTTGCTTCACAGGATATAGCCGAAAAGGCTCTAAAGAAACACAAGGAAAGAATAGGGCACAG GTATATAGAGATCTTCAAGAGCAGCCGTGCGGAGGTACGCACGCACTATGAGCCGCAGCGCAAGGCCATGGGCATGCAGAGACCGAGTCCCTACGACAGACCGAGTGGCGGCCGAGGCTACAACAATTCGGGCCGAGGCGTCTCTTTTGAAAGAGTGAGACGTGGAGGATACGGTGGAG ATGGGCGTTATGGAGATGCAGGTTCCTCCTTTCAAAGCACAACAGGTCACTGCGTGCATATGAGAGGTCTTCCATACAGAGCCAGTGAGACGGACATATACAAT TTCTTCTCTCCACTGAACCCGGTGCGCGTTCACGTGGAGATCGGCCCAGATGGGCGAGTAACGGGCGAGGCGGATGTAGAGTTTGCCACACATGAGGACGCTGTGGCTGCCATGTCCAAGGACAAAGCCAACATGC AGCACCGTTATGTGGAGCTGTTCCTAAACTCAACATCAGGGGGTGGAAGTGGAGGATATGGAG GAAATCAGTCGTCTTACGGACACAGCAGCCAGCAGATGGGCTCTGGCTACAGCGGCGGTTATGGTAACCAGAGCGGCATGGGCGGCTACAGCGACTACAGTGAGTGTCAGCTCTTCCGTAGGTCTGCTGGCCGGTGCCATGACAAATCCTATCGCCCTTGGACCCCTAGGGGTAGCAGTTTGTAA